ATCTTGCAGCGATCTCCGGTTCTTTAATCGTATTCAGTATGGCACGTCCGACGGTTTTTAAACAGACATTGCCCTGTTCATATCCCAAGGCATCATTGATCAGCCGGAAGTTGTCGATATTCAGCACCACCAGCGCCCCGGCTAAGGAAAATTGGCTGATTGCCGCATTGACCTTCTCCTCTATATACATCCTGCTCCATAGTTCCGTAATGGGATCCATGCTGTTTGCAAACGTTTTAATAATTTTAGCGGTAAGCTTCTCCAATTCTTCCGTTTTATACCGAACCTGTCTCTCCAGATTCTTCCTTAAGTCCTCTAACTCCAGAATCATTTTAATCCGCTGCAGAATGACAGGTTCATTGAAAGGTTTTGTAATAAAGTCTCTTGCACCTAAATTTAAACAGGTTCTTTCCACTTCATGATCGGATAATCCTGTTAAAAATATAATCGGCGTTTTGGCTAGTCTCGGATCCTTTTTTAAAATTTTAATTGTATCAATTCCACTAAGCTCCGGCATATCTATATCCAGTAAAATTAAATCTACCGGATTATTTTTAGCAAATTTAATGCCCTCTATTCCATTCAGCCTCGTATTCACTTCATAGTCCTTCTCCAACGCCTTTTGGACCACCATTAAATTAAATTGACTGTCATCTACAACTAAAATGCTTTTCATTAGCCATTCCTCCAAATTTGAAGATGATATTAAAACATACCATATCTTTTCTACATCTTTTCTATGATTCTTTTAACTGTTCCGGTCAGCCTGTAATGCACCTTAAAAAAAGACCCTACTACCAGCAGTCCCACGGAAATGCTTCCGGCCATCAACAGGGTCTGTGTTCCCGTGGTAGCTGCTTTTTCAAGCTGTCCGTTTATGAGATATAAGGTCGTATAATACATACCTGCTCCGGGAACCAGAGGAATGATTCCCGGAATAGTAAATACCGTAGCTGTTTCTTTATAAACCCTTGAAAATATCCCGGCCAGCAGACCGACCATGCAGGCTGCCAGGAAACATCCCAGCAGCGGTCCTCCGTATTCATTGCGGCAATAAGCAAAAACGACCCACCCGATTCCACCGACCAAAGCAGATATAAAAATATTCTTCTTGGGGACATGGAATAAGATGGCAAATCCCACCGTCGATACGATGCCAAAGATCAGCTGTAAAAAATATATCATAAAATATTCCCTCCGAACAGCACCCACAATCTCATAACTACTCCGGCACCTGTGGCCAATGAAATAGCTATAAAAAATGCTTCCGCAGTTCTTGCCAGTCCCGATAGCATATCGCTTGCGAGAAAATCCCGGATTGCATTGGTAATGGCCACCCCCGGAACAAAGAGCATGAGAGCCCCAATTGTAATCGGCCCCGAGCTGTCTCCTAAGCCCGCTGCGGTGCAGAGAAGAGCCAAAAAAGCGGCAAAAGCGGTACAGCAAAACCCTTTTATGAAGTAATTGGTTTCAAACTGTTCAAATCCCACCGACAACAAATAGCTGGCAGCTCCTATTGCGAACGCACAGACAAAATCCTGTAGAGTCCCCTGGAACATCAGGCAAAAAAATGCACAAGCCAAAGCGGCTCCTAAAGCTCTTATCCAAAGATTGTACGGCTTGCTTTTAGCGATTTCTTTCAGTCTTTTCATCCCGTCCTCAATGGATAAGTCCGTATTGACAAAGTCTCTTGAAAATTGATTGATCTGCGATATTTTACCTAAATCCGTTCCCGTTCCATTTATCCTTTTGAGAAAAGTAAACATCTCACTGTTTTCTCCGCCTTCATCTAACGACAAAAAAATCCCCGTAGGCGTCACAAAGACTTCCACATATGGAATCCCGCACGCTTTACATATCCTAGATATCGTATCTTCTACCCGGTATATTTCCGCTCCGCTTTTCATCATAATCTCGCCGGCTCTTAAAGCCATTATGATAATCTTCTTCTGAACCTGCTTCATCATTTTATAAAGGCCTCCAGTGGAAAATTAGTATGGAATGGAATCATTATACCATGCAAGCTGCGTCGACGCATGATTCAATGATTCCTTCTTTACGGCGAAGCCGTATTTTTTTAATGAATGGAATCATTATACCATAATTTTATGAGTATTTTTTACTTAAACTTAAAATTTAATATATCAAAATACATTGACTTTTTGTCTGTATTGCTTTATTATGATAATGTATTAATAAATTATCGCAATGCATCAGTGCGCATACTGTAGTCAGGAGGAGAAACCCATGACACCCACGATTGAGAAGAAACCTATTAAGGAAGTGAAATCGAAAGATTTAACCAAAGAAGAATGGAGCTCCTACATTTTATATGTCATCAATGGCTGCATCCAAACAAGCATTGAAAATCAAAAACCGACTTTTA
This region of Aminipila luticellarii genomic DNA includes:
- a CDS encoding GGDEF domain-containing response regulator, whose amino-acid sequence is MKSILVVDDSQFNLMVVQKALEKDYEVNTRLNGIEGIKFAKNNPVDLILLDIDMPELSGIDTIKILKKDPRLAKTPIIFLTGLSDHEVERTCLNLGARDFITKPFNEPVILQRIKMILELEDLRKNLERQVRYKTEELEKLTAKIIKTFANSMDPITELWSRMYIEEKVNAAISQFSLAGALVVLNIDNFRLINDALGYEQGNVCLKTVGRAILNTIKEPEIAARSSADEFLVYLPKVSTKEEARIMVKEIFKEAENLLEKNKFYGITVSAGIAMTLETGEYFNSLYYYAEKALHHVKVNGKNGIAIHSQKEE
- a CDS encoding threonine/serine exporter family protein, coding for MIYFLQLIFGIVSTVGFAILFHVPKKNIFISALVGGIGWVVFAYCRNEYGGPLLGCFLAACMVGLLAGIFSRVYKETATVFTIPGIIPLVPGAGMYYTTLYLINGQLEKAATTGTQTLLMAGSISVGLLVVGSFFKVHYRLTGTVKRIIEKM
- a CDS encoding threonine/serine exporter family protein produces the protein MMKQVQKKIIIMALRAGEIMMKSGAEIYRVEDTISRICKACGIPYVEVFVTPTGIFLSLDEGGENSEMFTFLKRINGTGTDLGKISQINQFSRDFVNTDLSIEDGMKRLKEIAKSKPYNLWIRALGAALACAFFCLMFQGTLQDFVCAFAIGAASYLLSVGFEQFETNYFIKGFCCTAFAAFLALLCTAAGLGDSSGPITIGALMLFVPGVAITNAIRDFLASDMLSGLARTAEAFFIAISLATGAGVVMRLWVLFGGNIL